CTCATTGGTCGAGATACCGAAGCCGGGCACCATCTTCAAAACATCCTCAAGGTTGCGCGCTCCCATGTTCCTGATCTCGTCGGCAGTGATAATGGTGGCAATGGCCGGAGCTTTGCGCAGCGTGGTGTGGCGCTTGGTGGCAGTGACCAGGTCCTGCTCCTCGAAAAACATCAGCAGTTCCTGAGCTTCGGTTGGAGTGCTACGTTCCTCCACCTGGGTTGACGGCTCCAGAAGGGGATCAGCCCCTTTAGCCGTTGAGTTTCCTGCCATGGCCAGCGCGCATGTCACAACAGCAATCAACGCCTTCTTTTTCATATTCCGCTCCATTGAAAATGAATATCTGCCAAATCACATTACATATTCCACTGTACGCTAGTGCTAAACTTGATTTTCATTAAAGCAATTCGGCGACTTATACTTTAGTTGCTGTCAAATGAAAACGATAACCGCGTATCAGTATAACCAGCTTTTGGGTGTATTCAAGAAACGGTTGATAATTTCAATTGATTTTTCATCTATTAGTATTCAAGAGGCTTTATGACGGTCTGGCAATGGTAGCAGTATTTGAAGCTGTGTTTGAATTGTAAAAAGCATGTAATAAATAGGTACCTGTGTCGTTCGTGAACGTGCCGGATGCAGACAATCTGCCCATTTGGTTTTTGAAGCAACAAGAGGAATTTTGTCCTAAAGATTTCCTCCCAAAAGGCGATTAGGAAAAGACAAGAATTCTACACGCTTGCCAGGAGGGGATTATGAAAAGAATGCTGAAGCCGTTTGCTATCGGTGCTGCACTGTTTGCGCTATGTTCCGGGTCATGTTTGGCAGAAGAGATAAAAATCTCCGCCGGCGGGGCTCCGGCTGACAGTATTATCAAGCCGATCACCGCACCATTCGAGAAGGCCACTGGTGACAAGATCAACCTGATTTTCGGCGGCGCCACCATATCATTCAAGGTTTTCGACCGCGGTGATTCCGAAGTGGTCTTTGCCGGCTCATCGTTTGATGATCTTCTTGCCGCACTTAAGAAGGAGAACTATGAGGTCAAGGACAAGTCGGTCTACCATGTAGAGACCATCGGCAAGAGCCAGATCTATGTTGCCATTAATAAGGACAATCCGGTAAAGGCACTCACGAAGGAGCAGATCAAAGGGATCTATACCGGCAAGATCCAGAACTGGAAAGAGGTCGGCGGCAATGATGACGCGATCATGGCCATCATCTCCACGCAAAACCCGGCAACCATGGGGGCGTTCAAAAAGATGGCCCTTGATGGCGCCGATTACCTGAAAGACAATCTTGATGTCCCGACATACCCCGAAATCACCAATACCATTGCTGCCAATCCCAACGCTATCGGCTTCGGTCCCTACTCCCTGAGTGCCCAGGGAAACAAGATTCCCCAGATGCCGGAGTTTGTCCGGCCAGTGGTTGCAGTGACCAAAGGGAGCCCCAGTGCCAAGATCAAGCGGTTGCTGGATTTCATCAAAGGCGATGGCCAGAAATATGTAAAACCCTGAACCTTCGTTCGATCGGGAGGTGCGGGTAATGCACCTCCCTCTTTTATCCGGTATGCTGGTGTCAGCATTGATTGCCGTTAAGGAGTTGCACCATGAAGATCAGGTCAAAGTTGCTCATAAACACCCTGTTTGTGCTGGCGATTGCGTCTACAGTCGCTATCACCAGCATTGTCGGGATGTCGAAGGTGCGGGCCACTCTTCGGGAACTGACCCAGAAGAGCACCCCTTTCCAGATAAAGACCATGGAAGCCCAGCGCTCGCTGCATGCTGCGCTGGCTGAACTGGCCAGTCTTGAGGGGACCCAGAATGAAGCAGCTTTTCAGGCGGCAAAAAGTCGTGGCGAAACTGCGGTTGCTGAAGCCATCAAGGCTCAGAACGAACTTGCCGCGATGAGCGGCGAGAAGGCTGAGACCAAGCTGAAAACTGTTGCTGACGAACTTGTCTCCCTGACCGGCCAGCGCCTTGCGGCAGAGGCCGCAGCTCAGCAGGTCTCTCAGAAGATCGGCCAGGAGTTGACCGGTGTCAGGCAGCGGTTGAACGCCTTGGACAAGCGGGTAAGAGGGTTGCAGTCCACCACCAGCCGCGCCTACTCCCAGTCGGTGGCTGCGACTGGAAAGGTTTCCTCTAATCTGCGCAATGTCGAGATGTTGCGCTTGACTTTGAAGGACATGCAGCTCGCTTTCAATGATCTTCAGAGGGCAAATACGAAAAAATCGATCATGCTGGCCCAAGGAAGATTCAATTCGGCGCTCAATAAGGCGAAGAGCAGCGAGCATGCGAAGAGCAATCCAGGGCTTGCCGAAGACATGAAGATGACGCAGGTCAAAACGACTGAGTTGATTAAAGAGCTCAATGCTCTTGTCGCTGCCGACGGCAAGGGCGATACTGCCGCACGCGACAGGCTTATCGCTGAGGCTGGAGAGAAGATCGGCGCCTCGCTTATTATGGTTGAGCAGGAGATCAACTCCTCGTCGCAAAATTATCAGAATGAAACGGCCCGCCAGGAAGGGCTTTATTCAAACAGCGGCGACTCGACCAATGTTTTGGTTGCCAATGCCGCCTTCCTTTCCCAGGCGATGTTGTTAGATGGTTTGACTAGCAGGGTTTTCATTGCCAACACACTGAAAGAGGTGGAAGAACTCAAAGCTCAGATCCAGTCGGTTAGAAAGGAGCTGGCAGTTTCGCGCAAGGCTCTGGAAGGATATTTGAGGAAACTGAAGGCCAAAGAAGAGCTCAACATGCTCAGTAACGGGGCTACTGCGCTTGCCGCAGTGGAAGAGATGATCGTCTCTGACAGCGGCGTGATCGCCCGGATTTCCAAGAGGATTGAGCTGAAGGCGCGGGCGGCCGCTGCATCCGCCGAACTCCGGAAATACGCCGAAGAGCAGGCGGCAATCGGTCGTAAGAATATTGAAGGGGCCCAGGCAACCCAGGAAAAATCGGTATCTTCATTGAACAACGTTGTTAAGTCGAGCACCCTTCTTGTCGGAATCATCTGGGTCGTTGCCGCGCTTGCCGGGTCATTCTTCGGCATCTGGATCTACCGCTCCGTTACGTCTCCTTTGAAAAAACTGATCTCTGCCGCTGATACCATCGCCTCGGGAGATCTCAGGGTGGATCTCTCCGGCGCTTCCAATGACGAGATGGGTAATGTCCAGAGTTCCATGTTTACTATGTCGGGTGGGCTCCACGGCATGGTTGAAGAGCTACGGGGGGCGGTCAAGCGGCTCGATGACAACAGCGGTCATCTCAATAAGGCCGCCATGGACGTTGGTGACGGGGCAGAGAAACAGGCCTCGACTGTCACCCAGACCAAAGAGGCCATGGTGCAGATGGTCCAGGTTTCGGCGGAAATGGCCCGCGATGCCTCTTCCGTTGCCGATGCTGCCAACGAAATGCGAAAAATGGCGGAATCCGGCGCGACGACAATTATGGAGACCGCTTCCGAACTCGACTCCTTTATTATCGGTGTTGAAGAGTCAGGCAAAAAGATTGAATCGCTTGGCGCCAAGTCTGAACAGATCGGGGAGATTCTGGACCTGATCAAAGGGGTGGCTGACCAGACCAACCTGCTTGCTCTCAATGCGGCCATCGAAGCTGCACGGGCCGGAGAAATGGGGAGAGGTTTTGCCGTGGTCGCTGACGAGGTCCGATCGCTGGCCGAACGCACGACGAGCGCCACCAATGATATTGGCGTGATGATCAAGGACATGCAGGAGGGGGTCAAGATTTCGGTCGCCGGCATGCTTGAGGAAAAACGTGGCGTTGCCAAGCTCAAAGAAAAGACCTCTGCCGCCTTGACCTCAATCGGGACCATCTCTTCTTCTGTGACCAACGTTGCCGAAATGATTCAACGAATGGCCACTGCGTCCGAGGAGCAGTCAGCCACTGCGGAAACTGTGTCGCGCGACATGGAAAGCATGGCCGGCATTGCCGGCGATCTGGTCGGGACCGTATCAGAGATCAAGACTGCCATCGATACCATGAATGGAGTCATTACCGATCTTGACCGGGTGATTGAGAAGTTCAAGGTTTGAGGGCCAGCGATACTTCGCTGGCAAGAATGATTCCTGAAGGCTGCCCGAAACCGGGCAGCCTTTTTTTATCAGCTGCCTGAAAAGGCTAAAGCGAAACAGTCTGTGGAGGCTTATCGGTTTTTATACTTCAACAGCGTGCAGCCTTTTCTCCGGAATGATTCGAGGAAATCGGTTAGGCCCTCTGCTGTCTGCGGTTTACAGAATAAATAACCCTGGATCTCCTCACATCCCCCTTTTTTGAGTAAATCCAACTGCTCAAGAGTTTCAACCCCTTCAGCAACAACGTTGAGATTCATATGATGGGCCATGGCGATAATTGTTGCCACTATTGCGGCATCCTCGGTCCGTTCCACAACATCGTCGACAAACGACTTGTCTATCTTCAGCGTATCAATCGGGAAGCGTTTCAGGTAGTTGAGTGACGAATAGCCTGTGCCGAAATCGTCGATGCTGATAGTGACCCCCATGGCCTTAAGGCGCTGCAGAATGGTGATAGTCTCACTTATATTGTGGGTCAGGGCGCTTTCCGTTATTTCCAGGTCGACAAATTGGGCAGGGAGCCCGCATTTTTCTATAATATCGGCAATTCTATCCACAAATTCCGGTCGGACAAACTGTCTTGTCGAAATGTTAACCGAAACCCGCAATGACGCATGACCCATATTGTGCCAGATGAGGGTTTGCTTACAAGCTGTCTCAAGCACCCACTCTCCGATCTGGACAATCAACCCGGAAGCTTCGGCTATTGGGATGAACTCTGCCGGAGACACCATTCCCAATGAGTCATTATGCCAGCGGATCAACGCCTCTAAGCCGTTTATGGTGCCGGAGCGGATATCGAGTTTTGGCTGGTAATGAAGCTGCATTTCATTCCGTTCAAGAGCGCGGCGCATCTGCGTTTCTACCCTTAGTCGGGAATTCATTTTCAGGTTCATCTCCTCGGCGAAAAACTGGAATCCATTTCTGCCGAGCTCCTTGGCATTGTACATGGCGGTGTCGGCTTTTTTCACAAGGACATCGATACTGTCGCCGTCATCAGGGAACACCGCTATGCCGACGCTGGCAGTCATGAAATAATCCCGATCCTGGATGACAAACGGAATGGCCAGAAGGCCGCTGAAATTTTCCGCGACAGTTATTATGTCGCTCATGTTGGAGATGCAGGTGAGCAGGATGACAAACTCGTCGCCACCGAACCGGGCAAGGGTATCGGAACTCCGCACAAAGGAAAGAAGGCGGTTTGCTACGCTTTTGAGCAGCATGTCGCCGGTAGCATGCCCCATGGTATCGTTGACGACTTTGAAATGATCGAGATCAATCAGAAGCAGGGCTACCAAGTCTCCACGACGACGGGCACCGGTGATGGCCTGAACCATCCGATCATTGAGCAGGGACCTGTTTGGGAGGCCGGTAAGCTGGTCATGCGTTGCCTGGTGCAGCAGTTCGTCCTGAAACCGGCGCTGCATTGAGATGTCGTGGAACATGTAACAGTCTGCAGTTCCGGTTTCTGTTGGAATGGAAGTGATAGAGATTTCCGATACTAATTTTGTCCCATCCCGGTGAATCAGTGACAGTTCCCGTTTTTCGTGCTTTGCTCGCTCGATGGTTTCGTCAATCGATGATTTGTCGCCATTAATAAAGGTAAAGGCTGAGGTTCCGACCAAGTCCTGCAGCGATTGGCCGACAAGCAGGCAAAAAGCAGGATTTGCGTCCAGGACGATGTGCGTGCCCGGGTCAACAAGAAGAATTCCCTGATCGGTTCGTTCTACCACGAGCCGGTGGCGTTCTTCAGACCGTTCAGTTTCCTTATGCGAGTCGGCAAGGCGCCTGACGCTCCAGGCGAAAATTCCGGTTACCATGCCTCCGCAGATGATAATCCAGCCCAAAAAGTAGGCGACTGATTTTTCTCCTTCATGATAGATGCTTCTGTGGGCGTCTACTCTCAGAATCAGTGCCGGCTCTCCAGATAATCCCGCGAGCATGGTGTAGCCGTAAATCTGTCCGCTCTGGTCAGTTTTCAGAGCCAGCTTTTGGCCCGCAGCCAGCAGTTGTCTCACCTGGGCGAACTCTTCGCTTTGAGGTTTGTTGTCGATCGCAACAATTTTGAGCGGCAGCTTTAGATTGTCGGCAATTCTTGCGACCGTTTTGGGTGACAGAAACCGGCCCATTACCAAGGTTCCCTTGATCGGTCCCTTGTAGCTGCTGGTTATGACAGGCTTTGCCACAACCAGCAGCACCCCCTCGGGAAGATTCAGGATGCCGAAGCGATTGTCGCTCGGCGCAGCAAAGTTGGTCAGTGTCTGGGTGTGGACGAGATGCTCGCGTAGGGAGGCGGGGAATTTGGCTCCTATCCCGTGATCCAGGTCGTAAGCTCCTTCGTAAACTGGCGCGCCTTGGAAGTCGTAGTAGGAAAGAACGCTCAATCTCAGTTTTGCAAAGGTTTCCGGCGATAGGTTGTCTACAATGAATTTGTTGTTGCGATCCTGAACGAATTTGTAGGCATCGTCCCACCCTGAATAATCACTACAGAGAGTATTGAGATGGTCGATATCCTCGCTGATGAGCCTGACGGCTCGATCTACGTTTCGCTGCATCTCTCTTTTTTCGAGCTGGATAAAGCTTTCAATTATGAAAAACCGCGCTCCAGCACAGATCAGAATAAGAGTCAGACCGAAGACAACAATTGGCAAAGGGAGCTTACGGATGGCTTTGGGCACTTGCCTAGTCAAGAGATGACCCTTTCAGCCGGTTGCTGAAGTTCTTTTGCAGCTTGCTGATCTTGGGGTCTATGACCAAGCGGCAGTATGGCTGGTGAGGGTTCAGGCGGTAGTAATCCTGGTGGTAATCTTCCGCAGGGTAAAAGACGTCGAAGGGGACGATCTCGGTAACGATCGGATCGGGCCAGAGCTTGGCCGCTTCGGCTGCCGCCAAGGATTGTTCGGCAACCTCCCGTTGTTTGCTGTCGTGGTAGAAGATGGCAGAGCGATATTGGCTGCCGATGTCGGCACCCTGGCGGTTCAAGGTGGTCGGGTCGTGAATCCGCCAAAAAACATCGAGCAGGTCGTCAAAAGAGATAATGTCAGGATCAAAGTTGATCTGCACCGCCTCGGCATGGCCGGTCTCGCCGCTGCAGACATCATTGTAGCTAGGTTTTGCGATATCTCCCCCGCTATAACCCGAGACAACGCTCTCCACTCCCTTTAACCTGGTAAATACCGCCTCAACACACCAGAAACAACCGGCAGCCAGTGTTGCGATCTCTAATTGTTTCGCCATGGTGTAAGCCCCGTTCTGTTAGCCCTTGTTGCAATGATACCAGAAAAAAGGCCGATTCAAAAAAATCCATGTAATGACCTGTTGCGCTTGGTCGCAAGGGATGGTTAAGTGTTAATTACGGTCGGCTGGTACTTAACTGCGGGAGGTGTCATGAGCAGCGTTATTCTTGCCCTTGATCAAGGGACTACCAGTTCCCGGGCCATAGTGTTTGATATTCGGGGGGAAGTACGTGCCGTTGCCCAGCATGAATTTCGCCAGATTTTCCCTCAGCCCGGCTGGGTTGAGCACGACGGCAGGGAGATCTGGTCGTCTCAGGCCGGGGTTGCTGCCGAGGCGCTGGCCAGTGCCGGGGTGTCTCCGCGGGATGTGGCGGCAATAGGGATTGCCAATCAGCGGGAGACCACTCTTCTCTGGGACCGCAAGAGCGGGGAACCGTTGCATAATGCCATTGTCTGGCAGGATCGGCGGACTGCGCAGCATTGCGACCGGCTTAAGCAGGATGGGCTGGAGCCGATTTTCCGGGCAAAAACCGGGCTGGTGCTCGATGCCTACTTTTCCGGGACCAAACTGACCTGGCTGCTGGACAATATCCCAGGGGCCAGGGAGCGGGCAGAGGCAGGCGACCTGGCGTTCGGCACCGTAGATAGCTGGCTGGCCTGGAACCTCTCCGGCGGCAGGTTGCATATCACCGATGCCAGCAACGCCTCGCGCACCCTGATGTTCAATATCCATTCGCTTGAGTGGGATAAGGAACTGCTCGACATTTTGCGGATCCCGGCTGCGCTGTTGCCTAAGGTGGTTGATTCCAGCTCAGTCTATGGCTGCTGCTCGGGCAATATCTTTGAATCTATCCCCATCGGCGGCATGGCGGGCGACCAGCAGGCTGCGCTCTTTGGTCAGGGTTGCGGTAAAGAGGGGATGGCGAAAAATACCTATGGCACCGGCTGCTTCATGCTGATGCATACCGGGGCACGACCGGTTACTTCTGGGCATAACCTCCTCACCACCGTGGCCTGGCAGATCAATGGCGCGGCTGAATATGCCCTGGAAGGATCTGTGTTTATCGCCGGAGCCGCAGTGCAGTGGCTTCGGGACGGGCTGGGGATAATCCGCGACTCAGCCGAGGTTGAGGCGTTGGCCGCAACTGTTACCGATAACGGCGGTGTCTATTTCGTGCCGGCATTTTCAGGGCTGGGTGCTCCTCACTGGGACCCATATGCGCGGGGAACCATTGTCGGTATCAGCCGGGGCACCACTGCGGCCCACATTGCGCGTGCCGTGCTGGAAAGCATCGCCTTCCAGACGGATGACCTCCGTGCTGCCATGGAGTCAGATTCCGGGGTTCTGCTATCCGAGCTGCGTGTTGATGGCGGCGCGTCGGTCAACAATCTGCTGCTGCAGTTTCAGGCCGACTTGCTCGGGGTCAATGTGGTTCGCCCCATGGTCCGGGAAACCACGGCGCTTGGCGCGGCATACCTCGCCGGTCTCGCGGTCGGCTTCTGGAGTGATCGGAACGAAATTGAGCGTTTCTGGCAACGTGATCGTCTCTTTACTCCCCTGATGGCGTCTGATAGGGTAAGCATGCTCAAACAATTCTGGGCAAAAGGGCTGGGCCGGTCCATGGGCTGGGACGCCCCCTGAACAGCAACAACAGGCAACCATTCGGTGACTGTAATGGCCAGGAAGAAGAAACGGAAACAACTCGGAACCGGCGGACTGCATCTGGTTGCCCTTTTTGAAGGGGCTAAAGGGGTGCTTGTTCTTGTGACCGGCTTCGGCCTCCTGGCGTACATCCACAAAGACGTCCATGAGGCGGCAGTCCAGCTTGTCCGGCATTTTCACCTGAATCCCGCCAGTCATTACCCCCGCGTTTTCCTTGACCTTATGGAGCGGGTCCATAGCCCTCAGCTGTGGGCTATGGCAGGTGCGGCACTGCTCTATGCTTCTGTGCGCATTGCCGAAGCAATAGGGCTTTGGTTGCGCCAGCGCTGGGCCGAGTGGTTCGGCGTGTTGACCGGGGGGATCTATATCCCGGTCGAGATCTATGAAGTTACCCGGAGTGTTACCTGGCCCAAGGTCACGGTGCTCCTGGTAAACGGGCTGATCGTGGCGTATCTGATAGTGGAAGTGTCGCGTTCCGGCAAGAAACGGTTGTGAAGTTCGGAGGTTTTTCTGTGTGGGGCAAAGATCAATGATGGCACCGATTTTTGAAAAGGGCTTTACCGTAAGGTCCTATGAGGTTGATTCCAAGGGTAGGGTGCGAGTTACCGCCATTCTTAACTATCTGCAGGAAGTAGCCGGTGATCACGCCCGGCTATTGGGGGTTGCGGTACGTGACTTGCTGCCGCAAGGGCTGACTTGGGTCATTTCCCGCATGCATCTTAAGCTGTTTGCCGAAGTTTCTTCCCGCGAAGAGCTGCTGCTACGCACCTGGCCTTCAACACGAGATGCCCGCTTTACCTGCAGAGAATTTGAACTGTCGACAGCAGACGGTCGGTTGCTCGGCGCTGCCACAGCTTCATTTGCCGTACTGGACATTGCTACCCGCAGACCGGTGGAGACCAGTCGGCTCCCAGCTTACCCTTTGGTCGCCAGGCGGGCAATTGTTGATGACTTTGCCACGATCCCGCGCCTTGCCGAGCCGGAATCGGAACTTACATTCCGGGTGGGGAGAGAGGAGCTCGACATCAACAACCATTTGAACAACGTAGTCTACGCAGGCTGGGCATTGGAGACGGTGCCTAAAACGGTTGCGGAGCAAAGCCGGTTGGCTGATCTGGAGATCGTCTTTCGGAGCGAAGCGTTTTATGGCGAAACGGTTGTCGCTCGGTCCTCGATAATGGCTGATGCGGCGCATGACACCTATCTCCACCAGATTGTGCGGGCTGAAGATGGCTTAGAGCTGGCCCGGCTCATATCCCGGTGGCAGCCTGAAGTGGCTGAACACTGAGTATCGCGCATTATCCGGATGACAAGCGGCCTGTATACGGTGAGTCCTGACAATCCCATTGACACGCTACGGTCATTTTGTTAGTTTCTGTCAATCTGGCGGGATCATTGCATCTATATATTTGATTTAAAATGCGATCTTCTCATTAAATTTACTGGTAAGGTAGTTAATTGAAACGGTATACCAACTACAGCCGCATACCGATCTCTCTGGTTTTAGTGATTATCTGCGTAGGTCTTATCTCGCTGGGATTGCGGCTGCCTTCCCTCAGCGGGGTTTCATCCTCCTCAAAACCCAAGCCTCGTCCTCGTGCCACAGTCCAGACCCAGATCAAGACCTGCAAGGAAAAAATATGCCATGTGGCCCAGGATGCCTTGGTTATCAAGGTATTCTCCCTGGCGCCGACTCGCTATATCCTTTTTAGCTGTATCCAGGAAACACCGGTCTGTGAAAGGCCGATCTTTGTCTCACCTGCATCATCCCGCGCTTCCCCATTCTTCTCCTGATTTATGAGCTGTTGACATCTGGCCCAGTTAAATGACGATTGCGCCCTGCAGGTTTCGCCATTTCGAGACTCGAAAATGGTTATTCGCCACAGGGATGCTTCGCAAAACTTGCAAGTTTTTAAACCATGCACGTTTTGCGAACTCATGCGGAGCTAATATGACAACTCTTTCAATTGTAATCCCTGTTTATAATGCAGAGAAGACAATAGAGTCGCTGTGCAACACTCTTATCAGTCTTTATTTAAACAAGTATGACCTTGAGATTGTTTTGGTAAATGACTGCAGCAAAGACAGTACGGATCTGATCTGCCGCAGGATCCAGCTGCAGCATGCGGAAACTATCCAGTACCTTCGGTTGTCCAGAAATTTTGGCGAGCATAATGCCGTAATGGCAGGGTTAAATTATGCAAGCGGCGATTATTGCGTAATTATGGATGACGACTTCCAAAACCCGCCGGAAGAGGTTGGGCGGCTGGTCGAGGAGATCTTAAAAGGGTATGACGTGGTCTATTCCCGCTATCCGACAAAGAACGACCACCTGTTCAGAAATATCGGCAGTAAGATCAATGACAAGATGGCCAATGTAATCCTCAGCAAACCGGCAGGTCTTTACCTCTCCAGCTTCAAGGCAATAAATCGCTTCCTGGTCAATGAAATAGTCAAGTACACCGGTCCGGACCCATACATTGATGCCATAATCCTCCGTTCCACCAGAAGCATCGGCTCGATTGAGGTGCGACATGATCTAAGAAAACAAGGTCGGTCGGGCTATACGTTCATGAAGCTGGTATCGCTCTGGGGCAACATGGTGGTGAGCTACTCGCTTATTCCTCTGCGGATCCTCGGATTATTCGGGTTCATTATGACTCTGATCGGGATCTATTTCGGGGCAAATACCTTGATAGATTACATCTTTCCCAGTATTGACGACCCTACCGAGTTCGAGACCTTAATGTCGGTGACTGCATTTTTCAGGGGATTTCAGCTGCTTGCCATCAGTGTTGTCGGTGAATATGTCGGCAGGGTCTATCTTTCGCTCAATAGTGATCCGCAATTTATTGTGCGGGAAAAGTTTTCGCTACGCAAAAAAAGCCATGTTGTAAGCATTTACCGGGGAGCGGATGGAGACGCCAATGACAGTAGCTCTCGTGCAGCAAAACAGGATTGATCTGGTGCCAGACCAAGGGAAAACGCCGCCTCAGCTCCATGGGCACTCCTTGCCTACCCTTTCCGCTCTTGTCAGGTCCAGGGTTGCCGAGGAGTCTCTTCATGCCGATAAAGCGCTGGATGACTGGATCGATGAGCGCCTGGCCAATCCCAGGCTGACGGTGAGCCAGTTGCCATTGGCCGCGATGAAGCGGTGGGCGATCGATCCCGAGTCCGGTAACATTGTCCATGAAACAGGCCGGTTCTTTACCTTTACCGGGGTCGAGGTTCGGCACAGGACTTCCAGTGGAGAACTGGAGTGGGACCAGCCGATCATTGATCAGCCGGAGTTCGGCATCCTCGGGATTCTTGCCAAAACGATCGATGGCGTCATG
This region of Geoanaerobacter pelophilus genomic DNA includes:
- a CDS encoding glycosyltransferase family 2 protein; the encoded protein is MTTLSIVIPVYNAEKTIESLCNTLISLYLNKYDLEIVLVNDCSKDSTDLICRRIQLQHAETIQYLRLSRNFGEHNAVMAGLNYASGDYCVIMDDDFQNPPEEVGRLVEEILKGYDVVYSRYPTKNDHLFRNIGSKINDKMANVILSKPAGLYLSSFKAINRFLVNEIVKYTGPDPYIDAIILRSTRSIGSIEVRHDLRKQGRSGYTFMKLVSLWGNMVVSYSLIPLRILGLFGFIMTLIGIYFGANTLIDYIFPSIDDPTEFETLMSVTAFFRGFQLLAISVVGEYVGRVYLSLNSDPQFIVREKFSLRKKSHVVSIYRGADGDANDSSSRAAKQD